The Lentimicrobiaceae bacterium genomic interval GGTCGGTACAAAACACATTAAACGATGTATTTGCGTACTGTCCGTTGCTTTCGGCATTAATGGTAATGAGAACCGTATCGTTTTCGCTTGAAAGTCTTTCTAAATACAGAGTTTTTTCGTTAATAGTTGCCTGAACAAGTTGCGGATTAGTGTTACCACCAACGCTTAAAACAATATTTTCGATTGGGTCGTCGGGGTCGGCAAAGGTATTAGTTAAGTCTAATGTATCGTAACAAGGATAAGTTGTAAATAACACATCGTCGATGCTGTTAGCAACATAAGGCGGTTGGTTCGGTGTAGTAGGAGGTATGCCGTTGAAGTCGTCCATGCAAAAATAAGCTGGTGTAGTCATTCCCCAAGCATTACTTCTTGACGATTGCAACCCGAAGCGTATGGATTTTATAATTCCCATAGTAGAAAGGTCGAACCATTCCCAAGTGTTAACAACATAATCTTCCGAATTGTTTGGCGAACGGTAGTCGGCAAGGTAGTAGTACAATGTGTCGGTGTATGTGTTATTTTCTCTTTTTCCAACAGCCCAAATTCTGAAATAATCAGGGTCGTTTCCTGAGTTTCCGCCAAAAGCCGGTCCGTAACCGTCTCCTTCCAAAATTGCTCTGTATGCCCATAAATTGTTGGTTACGTAGCAGCCTGAAACAACATCAGGATCATTATCGGCAGGTTTTACATCAGCAGGATAACCCATTGTAAAGCCAACTGCATATTGCTCTGATTCGTTTACGCCTTCGCCTGCAATAGCAGTATATTGAGCAGCCATTCCGCTTAATGTCGTATCTGTCCTGTTTGAAGCGGTAAATCCACCCCAATACGAACTGTGATAATAGTTATAGAAACTCCAAGTGTCGCTAATCATAGCATTTTCACCTGTATGTGGTGGAGTCCATGTACCGTTACTGTTTAAGGTAATATCTTCAAAAGTCGCTGTGCCGTGTGCTGCAGTAGCTTCAGTGCCCGACATCAGAATAGTCATATCAACAAATAAGCTGTTGTAGGTACAACGTATTACAACTTCGTGATTAGTGAAAGCTACTGGATTAATTCTCTGTAAGGTCAATATGTTGGCAGAAAGAGAAGACTGAACATGAGTGTTAGTAGAATTTTGAATTGCCAGTTGCATGTTGGCATTGGGGTTGCCCGGAACTGCAAAAGCATTGGTAAGATTAATGGTTTTAGTTTCGGGATACGTGGTAAAATTCACAGGGTCAACCTGATTGGCAATAACGGGAGCAACTGCAGGAACATTACATATTACGTTAAAAGAAGTCTCTACAGTTTGTCCATTGCTGTTTGCCGATAAAACTATAGTTGAAGTGCCTGCATCGGGACTTATTCGTTTGACTTTTAAATTCCTATTTCCTGCAAGTAACGTAGCTTCAACCAATTGCGGATTGGAATTAGATGCAATGCTTATTACAATATTTTCATTTGGATCGTCGGGGTCGGCAAATGTATTGTTTAAAGAAATAATTGTGCTGTCGTTTGCGTTTTCAAAAACAACATCGCTTATAGGGTTTGCAACGTATGGCGGAAGATTTCCACCAGAAACGATTTCGTCAGCACCTGCACATGGTGTTGTTGTCGAACGCAGTTCGTTGTCGATATCGTGAGTTACGTAGCTCAAAGGATTAGCAACAGTAAGGTTTGTGCTATTACTTATATGCAGATTGGTATTCGAAATAAAAGGATTTGTACTTATAATTTCTGTGTTATTATCGTTGCCGGAAGCCGTTTGCCATTCCTGTAAAGTAGCATATTCGTTTGAGCCGATTCTGCCGTAATAGTTACCGTTGAAAAGACATCTGTTGTAGTTGGAAGTAAAATTACTTATATCCGATTTATTATGCCTGACGATGTATCCGCTATTTTCGCTTACAAACAGATTATTGTACATTTTAAAGTTAGGGATGACGGCATCTATGTAAACAACAGCACCGCTTCCTGTTCCTTGCATAAGTGCAGTATTGTTAGCCAGAATTACATTTTCGCTACTACTGTTAGAAAGTTTGAAAGCATAATTAAGGTTGGAATTGGAAGTAATTTTAACCATATTATTTCTTATAATAACAGGTTCTGTTGCTGAGCCAATAGCAGGTCGAACCTCTATGCCTGTTCCGTCTTTTGTCGAAAAATCGATGTTGATTATATTGTTTTCAATTACGCTATTGTCGTAAACCCGAAACAAATCAATAGCTTGAAATCCGTTTTTTATATCTTCGTTGTTGCTAATTGTGTTGTTTTTTATAGAAGCATTTTTTTGATAAGTTGCATAAATAGTTTTTGTGTACTGGTTTGTAAATGTGCAGTTATCAATTACTAAGTTGCTGTCGGGCGGAGTTATAGCGTTATTGCCTTGTAAGTAAAAAGCCATGTTTCCATTTACAAATTGCGAATTTAAAAAATGCAAATCCGAATCGGTGTAGTCGGCACTTTTGCTGTTGTCGTAAATAATATGTTTGTCGTTGTTATAGGTTGAAGTTGTAACATCAATACCATGAAAATATATACTGTCGAAGGTCAAGTTATTAACTTTATTTTCAAACACAACTAAATTCCCATAATTACTTGATGTTGTAACTATTTTCATGTTTTTAAAAGTAATGTATCTTACCGCCGAAAATTTAATTATTGGTTTTTCTAAATATCCTGCATTTCCGGTTAAAACAACTTGTTGGTTGTCGGGAGCTATACCTTTAAAAACAATCTGATTTTCAGCACTTAGTTCGTTAATAGTCGTAATAGTTAAAAACTCTTCATAAGTGCCAGGCATAACCTTAAAGGTAACTATACCTTGTACACCTTTGGTTGTGGCATCGTTAATAGCTGCCTGAAAACTCGTATAATTTGGATTATGTGCTGCGTTTTGGCTAATTATGTACTCTCCGCTCAATTTTGTTTGAGCTACACTTATTTGCATTATAGCAATTAATGCTAATAGCAACAGATTAAATTTTCTCATTTTGTTATATTTTAATTGTTCATTAATAAATACTTCAATATCTATTTATAACAAAATACGAAATGGGTGGAGGTAATATACTGAAATATCGACACATCTCAGACCTCTAATCCCGGAAGTCGTATTATGTAATTTGAAAATGGTAGGTCTTCTGACTTGTTTCGTACATTTTTGCCTTCCCGTAAAAACAGTGGCTTAATAAAAATGCTTTTAAAACTTACAGCAGCGGGTACTGTTGCCGATTCTCACGGCATTCCCTTTTAATCTTTTAATAGAACCAATTTTCGCTTGCAAATATATAACATTTTTATAACCTACAAAGTTTGACAATTAGAAAAGTTTTACAAAGTTTCAAATCTAAACATAAAAACATATAGATGTGTAGATATTTTGTACTTTTGCAAAATATTTATATTTACATTTTATACTAACATACTAATATTACTAATTATGAAACAGACTATTGAGACTAAATGGCAAGGAAAGATGAAATTCCTATCGAAAGTTAACAATCACGAAATTATGATGGATGCTGCTGTCGCAAGCGGCGGAGAAGACAGCGGAGTACTTCCAAAACCTTTAATGGTAACTGCATTGGCTGGTTGTACAGGAATGGATGTCGTGTCTATTTTAAACAAAATGAAGGTACAATTCGACGAATTTGACGTAGTTATTGAAGCCGAAATGACCGAAGAACACCCAAAGCATTATACAGCAATGCACATTATATATAAGCTGAAAGGCAATAATATTGATAAAGAAAAAGTTGAAAAAGCCGTCAACTTATCGTTAGAAAAGTATTGTGGGGTAAATCATGTTTACAAGCAAGTAATGAATATCACACATGAGATAGTGATTGGTGATTGGTGAGTGGTGAGTGGTGAGTGGTGAGTGGTGAGTGGTGAGTGGTGAGTGGTGAGTGGTGAGTGGTGAGTGGTCGGTGTTAGTTACGAGTTTTATATTTTCGGTCATTGAGTGCCGATATTGAACGAAGTGAAATATCGGTGTATCGAAATGCCGAAAATAGATGAGTAGTTGGAGTTAGTTACGAGTTACGAGTTACGAGTTAGGAGTATTGAGTTTCTCAACTCTTGACTCAGAACTCTCCCGAAATTTCGGGACAGAACTAACCGCACCCCGTACTAACCAACAGTTATCCAAATTATGCTTTTTTTTTGCAATCAATAAACTTTTACGGTTTTAATTTTGTTTTTTTCATTTTCTTTGCTTGTCCAAAGAAAACGAAACAAAAGAAAAGACACTTTTTACAAGGAATTTTTTATTGCCCTATGGCAATAAAAACCGTATAAAAGAAACTAAATTTCTTACAGGATTCAGAAATTTTAACGTTTCTTTTATACATATTCTGCGTAAAAAGGTTTTTAGTCCCGAAGTTTCGGGATAACCCGCAACATCCCGAAACTTCGGGACAACACGCATCAGACAATGCCCAATAGCTAACAATATTCCAAAAGAGATATACCCTTAAAGCTTATTAAAAAAAACCTTCTTTTTCTTTTCGGATTTAGCCATTTGTGTTGTAAACTATAAGTACAAAAATAATATTTAGGTGATATTAAATTTGTTTATTGGGTAAATAAATGTGTGTTTTATAATTTTATTAGTTGTTTATTTTAAAATTGTTGTATATTTGTTTTGGGGATTAAGTGTCGACGGAAAGCATAGGAAACAAATAACAATATTGAAGCATTGAAAGATAAATAATTATGAAAATATGAAAGTGAAATATTGACCAATAAAATACATACTAAATATGACTAAAATTTTATCTTCAGAAATAATATCTCTAGTTCACCATGTAAAGCTAAACGAAAGTGGTTGGTGGGAAAAATCTATTCAAAACATTTTAATTTCAATTTTTGGAATTAATAAAAATGTGCCACAAAATGAAAATGAGTTATTATCTAATTTAGGAAAAGTGCTTAATTCAGATTTCGATAATAATAGAATTATTAAGCAGTTTGAGTTTTTGAAATTGCATAAAAAAGTTGTAAAGGTATCCGAAGGGCTATATGCTTTATCTGATGAAACATATGAAGATTTTAGATTGTCATTCGATTTTCAAAAAAACATTGAATTTGAAGCTGAAAAAAGATTCAAGGAACTTTGCGGAAAATTATGTCCGGAAATCCAAACAAAAAATTTATGGAGTGAGTTAAATGAACACTTGATTATTCCTTTAATAAGAGAAATTGGAGCTAAAACTTATGAATTAATTAGTGGCGAAAATGCTATTTCAATTGAACAATACGGACAGTTTAATTCATTTCTCTCGCGTTATAATGAAAATAAAGTAAAAATTCAGACATTGCTTCTAAACTATTTTGATTTTAACAATAAATTTGTAAAAAAATATGTCTTGCATCAATTAAACGCGTATTTTTTTGTTGAATCCACAAATCTAAATCAAAAAACGGTAGATAAAGTGTATGCTTTATCGAAATCGCAAACCAATTTGAAAGTCTTTGTTGATACGAACTTTTTATTAACTCTTCTTGATTTACACGATAACCCTTCTAATGAAGCAGCATATTCACTCGTAGAACTACTAGATGAGATAAAAAATCGTGTAAAAGTTAAGTTCTATGTATTACCTGTAACGGTAATGGAGTTTCAAAATCTAATCTCAAAATTTAAAGATTATCTAAAAAAGCTTAAACCATCGTTAAACCAAGCTATAGCTGCTGAAAATACGGAGGATTTTTCTGGTATTATAAAAAAGTATTTTCAGAAGTGTCACGAAAAGGGAATAATGTTAGACGTAGACGATTACTTCGACCCTTATCTAGATAATTTCACAGTAAATATCAGGAAAAAAGGTATTGAAATACAGCAGGACAATATGGATAAATACTCAACAGATATACGGGTTGTTAATGATTTACTAGATCAGGTTGAATATCGATTTGACCGTAACGACAGAGCAGGGAAATATGTAGGACTAAATGAAGAAGAAAAGGAATTGAGAAAGCGAAATATTTATGATAAATTCAATCATGATTGCAAAATGTGGCACTATGTAAAAGATAAACGACCTGCCTACATTGATTCTACAAAAGATGTCGTCAACTGGATTTTAACGTTAGATTTTAGCTTTCTTGAGTATGATAAATATAAGCAATACAGAGACACAAATACCAAAATTAGCATATGTTTGCACCCTAATGAATTTATCTCAATGCTACAATTCTGGGTTCCTAGAACAGAAAAATTTGAAAATGCTATTTTAGGCAATTTTAGATTACCATTTCTATTCAAAGAAGTTGATAGCGAATCTGAAAGAGTGAGCCTTGCTATTTTGAATGCAATGTCCCAGTACGATGATAGTGAAAAGTTTACTAGCGAACTTGTTACAGAAATTCTAACAAATAAGGCTTTACGTCAAAAGATAAAAGTAAGCAACACAGTTGAAGAAAACGCTAAACTTATTAAAGAAGAGATATTTAAAAGATATGAAGTAACTAAACAACTACTTGGTCAAGAGAAAGAAAAAAAAGAAAGCTTGTCAGAAGAACTAAGTTTGGTCAAAAATGAAATTGGAACATTAAATAAAAAGATTGACGAACTTCAAGATAAGACAAACAAGAAAATAGAGAAGGAGCTGGAACTGGTTCGTAATTCGAGAATACAAGAACTTAGTAGCAGAAAGGAAACTCTTAGTGTAAAAATCGAACAAGTTAAAATTCGAATTTCTGATTATGAAGAACAAATTAAGAAAGCTGATATAGAAGTTGAACAAATTAACAAAACATTCAGTACCCTCATTAAGTCTGTTTTCCTGGGTCAATCTAAATATAAGTCTAATCTGAAAGATAAAATCCATAGTAAATACTATGATTCTGAAAAATATAGAAAAATGAAGGATGAATTATCCTCTCTGACCGAAGAGTTTAATAATTTAATAATTCCAAGAATTGATGAGAAAATAATCATTTATTGCGAAAACCAAAACTCAACATTTTTTAATAAACTAAATTTTCAGAATATTCACTTTATACCAGAAAAAAATAGTAGTGGAGTCTTTATACAAACGGTTGCAAATCCAACTCATTTTGGTTTGAGGGATAGGGATTTTCTCACAGACAACGAAATAATGAAATTAAAAAATCAATACAGTAACTATATAATACTTGACTACTACTGCTTTGAAAACTACTTATATCATCCCGATAACATTTCTGAGTTGCAAATAAAAGGCTTTGATAGGGAATTATACGTGCAAGAATTGATTAAGCAGAAAAATTCGAGGTATGATACAATCCTATTGAAACTGACTAATGCAAGAAATGGATATCAGGAATTTAAATTGCCTGACAACAAGTTTCGTGAAAAAGATGAAATTGTTTGTGATTATCTTAAATCAAATGATGTAGAAATATTTTTAAAATCATACAGTCTCAAAACTGAATTTGATAGAACAATTATTGCTGAATTTCAACTATCGCCTGAAAAGCTTTCTTCTACATACTGGTTTAGGAAGAAAATCGAACAATTACTAACATTTTAAAAAATAATATTGTTCAGTAATAAAACAAGAAGTCATATAGACTAAAGCCCAATGACAAGGTTCCTATATATTGACAATGGCTCACAATATCGTAAGGCAGAACACTAGACTGTAACAAAGGTAAAAATCAAGCGAGCAGAAAGTGCCAATTTGAAAAGTATTGCAACTAATAAACTTTATCGTAGGTTGGTGTTGACGTGCTCCAAAATACTCGCCAGCTTTTAGCCTAAACCGTAGGCAGTATTGTACTTCAATTGCTAAACTATCCATATTCCCAAACCAAAATTCCTAAAACTTCAAGAATTTGATAAGTTTTAGGAATTTTGATTATTAACAATATAACTTGTTTATTTTAAAATTGTTGCACAAATGACCGAAGTGTTTCAACTCGTAACCCGTAACACGTAACACGCAACTCGCAACCCGTAACTCGCTCTATCCCCTCGCTTGCTCGATTTTGCAAATAGAGCGTAAGCACGAAATTAATACGCAGCACTTCGGCATTTCGACACCTCGGCTACGCTCGGTGGGCACTAGCTCAATGACCGAAGTGTTTCAACTCCTAACTCCTAACTCATAACTCCTAACTCACCCGTCACTCCCGAATTCTCGGGACAAGCCACCACCATTCACAATCCCTAATTGTTCATTGCTCATTGATAATTGCTAATTGACATCACTCCCACTCAATAGTAGCAGGAGGTTTGGAGCTTATATCGTAAACAACTCTGTTTATGCCTTTAACTTTATTGATTATCAGATTGCTGACATCGGCTAGAAAATCGTAGGGTAGGTGATACCAATCGGCTGTCATGCCATCGGTGGAAGTTACTGCACGAAGTGCAACAACGTTTTCGTAGGTGCGTTCATCACCCATAACTCCGACGCTTTTAATTGGTAACAATATTGCAGCTGCTTGCCAAACTTTTTCGTAAAGTCCGCGTTTTTTCAAAAGGTCGATGAAAATATAATCTGCTTCTTGTATGATTCTAACTTTATCAGCTGTAATATCTCCCAATATCCTGATACCTAAGCCGGGACCGGGGAAAGGATGTCGGTTAAGAATATTCGGGTCTATGTTAAGTTCGGTACCAATTTTTCTGACTTCATCTTTAAAAAGCATTCTGAGCGGTTCAACTAATTTGAGTTTCATATAGTCGGGCAAACCGCCAACATTATGATGACTCTTGATACTTACCGAAGGTCCTTTAACCGAAACCGATTCAATGACATCGGGATAAATTGTGCCTTGTGCTAACCAATTGGCATTGTCAATTTTTTTAGCTTCTTCGTCGAAAACTTCTATAAAAGTCCTACCTATTGCCTTACGCTTAGCTTCGGGGTCGCTTATACCTTTTAAAGCTGTTAAAAATTTATTTCCGGCATCAACGCCTTTTACATTCAAGCCCATGCCTTTGTATGAGTCTAATACAGAACTGAACTCATTTTTACGAAGCAAACCGTTATCAATAAAAATACAGTGCAATTGCTCGCCAATAGCTTTGTGTAGCAAAACAGCACAAACGGTACTATCAACTCCACCGGATAAGCCAAGAATAACATTTTGGTCTCCTACGGTAGTTTTGATTTTGCTTACCATTTCCGAAATGTACGACTTAGGCGTCCAGGTTTGTGCGCATCCGCAAACATCTAAAACAAAATTTTGCAAAATAGCTTTTCCGTCTGTGCTGTGGTACACTTCGGGGTGAAATTGTAATCCGAAAGTGTTTTCGTTGTTGATTTTATAAGCTGCAACCTTAACATCGGCAGTGCTTGCAATAATACTAAAACTGTCGGGGACTTGAGTAATAGTATCGGCGTGGCTCATCCAGACTTGCGAGTTAAGGTCAACATTTTTGAATAAAACGCTATTCTTGTCGATATAACTCAAATTAGCTCTTCCGTACTCTCTTACAGTCGATTTTTCGACTTTTCCACCCAAATTATGAGATAAATACTGAGCTCCGTAGCAAATACCCAAAATAGGATAGCGATTTCTTAACGAATCGATATCTATATTCGGTGCATCTTCATCTAAGACTGAAAAAGGACTTCCCGACAGGATAATTCCTTTTATATTACTACCCAATTTTGGTATTTTGTTATACGGATGAATTTCGCTGTAAACGCTGAGCTCACGTATTCTGCGTGCTATAAGCTGAGTGTATTGCGAACCGAAGTCTAAAATTAATATGGTTTGATTCATATATTTTATCCGGAAAAGTTTATTACTATGCGTTTAATTGCATTAAATAGTTGATATCGGTAGCATTGTCAACTTCCATAGGTTCGGTTCCGTATTTAAAAATACGCATGTTTCGTTTGCCTATGAGTTTTAAATTGTTGTTTTCAAGCGATAGAGCAGTAGCTTCTCTCAATCCTACAACAGTAACTTTTTGATTGATTTCCAAAAATTCCAAAATTCGTTGTTCGCGTGTTTCGCCGCCGTGTCCTTCGGGATTAGCATCTAAATAATGCGGATTTATTTGGAATGGAATTAAATTTAAAGTTTTAAAGCTTTTCGGCTCAATAATTGGCATATCGTTGGTTGTACAAAGTGTAGGACAAGTAATGTTTGAACCTGCACTCCAACCTATGTAAGGCATGCCTTCAAGCGCTTTCTTTCTGATTAATTCAAGCGAACCGTTATCCTGCATAGTTTGTACAAGTCGGAATGTGCTGCCACCACCAACAACTATCGCATCGCACTGATTAATAGCTTCTTCAATGTTATTTTGGGTGTGAACACCAATTATTTCGCAACCGAATTGAGAAAATACGTCGGCAACTTTTTTTGTGTAGTCGTCCCACGTTACAGTTACACCTGCATAAGGGAAGAATAAACATTTTTTTAAATTTTTACGCGAAATAAAATCTTTCAAATAAGGTAGAGTCCAACCGAGATAATTTTCGCCTGCATTTGTAGAGTTACTGAATAATAATAAATTCATTTTTAAATGTGTTTATAAGGTTATTTAATTGTATTTACTTTCACTTTCAAAACTCCAAAAATATGAAATTTGTTAAAATAATTCTCGTTTATAGGCTAAATATTGCGAAAATTAGAGTTAAATTTGTTTACGTGTTACGTGTTACGTGTTACGTGTTACGTGTTACGTGGTTCGGGTTGCGTGGGGCAAAGCAATTTACAATTAACAATGTGCAATTAGCAATTGTTAAATAATAATTGCTAATTGTTCATTACTAATTGCTCATTGCTAAAGCCAACAGCTAACAGCCAAAAGCCAATAGCCAATTAATTCTTTCAATAAAAATAAACCTATTTTTTTTCAAGAATAAAAATTGTATAAGTTTGCACAAAATTAATCATTCAAATGAACAGCGAACATAAAAATCAGACATTAAAAAATATTTCGGGCTTTGCATATCTGTGGATTGCTGCAATTATATGGGGTTTTGCCTTTGTGGCTCAGCGAAAGGGTATGGAAACCATGGGTCCCTTTTATTTTAATGTTTTTAGGTTTTTGCTTGGTGCTGCTACGGTGTTAGCTGTTATATGCATTCGTTCGGGTATTAAAT includes:
- a CDS encoding OsmC family protein, which produces MKQTIETKWQGKMKFLSKVNNHEIMMDAAVASGGEDSGVLPKPLMVTALAGCTGMDVVSILNKMKVQFDEFDVVIEAEMTEEHPKHYTAMHIIYKLKGNNIDKEKVEKAVNLSLEKYCGVNHVYKQVMNITHEIVIGDW
- the guaA gene encoding glutamine-hydrolyzing GMP synthase — its product is MNQTILILDFGSQYTQLIARRIRELSVYSEIHPYNKIPKLGSNIKGIILSGSPFSVLDEDAPNIDIDSLRNRYPILGICYGAQYLSHNLGGKVEKSTVREYGRANLSYIDKNSVLFKNVDLNSQVWMSHADTITQVPDSFSIIASTADVKVAAYKINNENTFGLQFHPEVYHSTDGKAILQNFVLDVCGCAQTWTPKSYISEMVSKIKTTVGDQNVILGLSGGVDSTVCAVLLHKAIGEQLHCIFIDNGLLRKNEFSSVLDSYKGMGLNVKGVDAGNKFLTALKGISDPEAKRKAIGRTFIEVFDEEAKKIDNANWLAQGTIYPDVIESVSVKGPSVSIKSHHNVGGLPDYMKLKLVEPLRMLFKDEVRKIGTELNIDPNILNRHPFPGPGLGIRILGDITADKVRIIQEADYIFIDLLKKRGLYEKVWQAAAILLPIKSVGVMGDERTYENVVALRAVTSTDGMTADWYHLPYDFLADVSNLIINKVKGINRVVYDISSKPPATIEWE
- a CDS encoding DUF4465 domain-containing protein: MRKFNLLLLALIAIMQISVAQTKLSGEYIISQNAAHNPNYTSFQAAINDATTKGVQGIVTFKVMPGTYEEFLTITTINELSAENQIVFKGIAPDNQQVVLTGNAGYLEKPIIKFSAVRYITFKNMKIVTTSSNYGNLVVFENKVNNLTFDSIYFHGIDVTTSTYNNDKHIIYDNSKSADYTDSDLHFLNSQFVNGNMAFYLQGNNAITPPDSNLVIDNCTFTNQYTKTIYATYQKNASIKNNTISNNEDIKNGFQAIDLFRVYDNSVIENNIINIDFSTKDGTGIEVRPAIGSATEPVIIRNNMVKITSNSNLNYAFKLSNSSSENVILANNTALMQGTGSGAVVYIDAVIPNFKMYNNLFVSENSGYIVRHNKSDISNFTSNYNRCLFNGNYYGRIGSNEYATLQEWQTASGNDNNTEIISTNPFISNTNLHISNSTNLTVANPLSYVTHDIDNELRSTTTPCAGADEIVSGGNLPPYVANPISDVVFENANDSTIISLNNTFADPDDPNENIVISIASNSNPQLVEATLLAGNRNLKVKRISPDAGTSTIVLSANSNGQTVETSFNVICNVPAVAPVIANQVDPVNFTTYPETKTINLTNAFAVPGNPNANMQLAIQNSTNTHVQSSLSANILTLQRINPVAFTNHEVVIRCTYNSLFVDMTILMSGTEATAAHGTATFEDITLNSNGTWTPPHTGENAMISDTWSFYNYYHSSYWGGFTASNRTDTTLSGMAAQYTAIAGEGVNESEQYAVGFTMGYPADVKPADNDPDVVSGCYVTNNLWAYRAILEGDGYGPAFGGNSGNDPDYFRIWAVGKRENNTYTDTLYYYLADYRSPNNSEDYVVNTWEWFDLSTMGIIKSIRFGLQSSRSNAWGMTTPAYFCMDDFNGIPPTTPNQPPYVANSIDDVLFTTYPCYDTLDLTNTFADPDDPIENIVLSVGGNTNPQLVQATINEKTLYLERLSSENDTVLITINAESNGQYANTSFNVFCTDPQNLPPYVLNPIPDVTFEYYPDYDTLDLSNTFADPDDPSDSIVLSVANNTNPELVQTILDDKTLYLERLSADVGDAVITINANSAGQEVATIFTVHCLPLPNPEPYLANPIEHIYIYDYPFDTTFNLIGTVSDPDVCDSLIVYTVINNSSPNDIEAVINNNSNMTISRLNPNHAEVVVTVRATSNDQFIDFDIDITNVLYENVYSYDNSTAIYPNPTSDYIKIKSLKDFSRYMILNSNGNVIKNSVLDNKIIDVSNLMPGNYILIIIDNNRKHTTHKFIKI
- the pepE gene encoding dipeptidase PepE yields the protein MNLLLFSNSTNAGENYLGWTLPYLKDFISRKNLKKCLFFPYAGVTVTWDDYTKKVADVFSQFGCEIIGVHTQNNIEEAINQCDAIVVGGGSTFRLVQTMQDNGSLELIRKKALEGMPYIGWSAGSNITCPTLCTTNDMPIIEPKSFKTLNLIPFQINPHYLDANPEGHGGETREQRILEFLEINQKVTVVGLREATALSLENNNLKLIGKRNMRIFKYGTEPMEVDNATDINYLMQLNA